Proteins encoded in a region of the Bacillus sp. T3 genome:
- a CDS encoding flavodoxin family protein: MKIGVIIHSQTNHTYFVAQRLKEELSATGHSVSIVKIIAANDREQDINKIKLENTPDVSEYDGIIFGAPVRGFALSPILTAYLTGMNTLRGKKVECYVTQFFRYPWMGGNRAIKQMKNICEEKDANVIGTGIINWSSKKRKVQIEQMAEKQKQLFV, encoded by the coding sequence ATGAAGATTGGGGTTATTATCCATTCTCAGACCAATCATACCTATTTTGTGGCTCAAAGATTGAAAGAAGAGCTCTCTGCAACAGGACATTCAGTTTCTATTGTCAAAATAATCGCAGCAAACGATCGAGAGCAAGACATTAATAAAATTAAACTAGAAAATACACCAGATGTTTCTGAATACGATGGTATTATTTTCGGAGCACCAGTCAGAGGTTTTGCATTATCGCCAATTTTAACAGCATATCTTACTGGCATGAATACACTTAGAGGTAAAAAAGTTGAATGCTATGTGACTCAATTTTTTCGCTATCCTTGGATGGGTGGGAATCGAGCAATCAAGCAAATGAAAAACATATGTGAAGAAAAAGATGCTAATGTGATCGGGACTGGAATAATAAATTGGTCAAGCAAAAAGCGCAAGGTCCAAATTGAACAAATGGCAGAAAAACAAAAACAATTGTTTGTTTAA
- a CDS encoding DEAD/DEAH box helicase, whose amino-acid sequence MNESSFENYGLSAEITRALAVLKYDTPTEVQKEVIPKALENQDLVVKSQTGSGKTAAFAIPICELVQWEEKKPQALILTPTRELAVQVREDITNIGRFKRIKALAVYGKEPFAKQKEELKQKTHVVVGTPGRVMDHIERGTLVLDAIKYLIIDETDEMLNMGFIDEVEAIINELPSNRVTMMFSATLPKDVENLYHRYMQSPISIEIEATGITTDTIDHSVIEVKDENKISLLKDLTVVENPDSCMIFCRTKENVESVFKELESAHYSCERLHGGLEQEDRFAVMDGFKMGNFRYLVATDVAARGIDIDNVSLIINYDVPMEKESYVHRTGRTGRAGNKGKAIMFVTPYEGKFLRGIERYIGFEIPVMAPPTQEEVERCKKAFEEKLSGRRAVRNNKTARINQDIMKLHFNGGKKKKIRAVDFVGTITKIPGVSVDDIGIITIQDNLSYVDILNGKGSLVLQAMENSTIKGKKLKVSKARK is encoded by the coding sequence ATGAATGAATCAAGCTTTGAGAATTATGGATTAAGTGCGGAAATAACAAGAGCGTTAGCTGTATTGAAATACGATACGCCAACGGAGGTTCAAAAAGAAGTGATCCCGAAAGCATTGGAGAATCAAGATCTTGTCGTAAAATCGCAAACAGGAAGTGGCAAGACAGCAGCCTTCGCTATTCCGATTTGTGAGTTAGTCCAATGGGAGGAAAAAAAGCCGCAAGCATTAATCCTTACCCCTACACGTGAGCTAGCTGTTCAGGTTCGAGAGGATATCACGAATATTGGAAGGTTTAAACGAATTAAAGCATTGGCTGTCTATGGAAAAGAACCATTTGCCAAACAAAAGGAAGAACTGAAACAAAAAACACATGTCGTTGTCGGGACACCTGGTCGAGTGATGGACCATATTGAAAGAGGTACATTGGTCTTAGATGCGATTAAGTATCTTATTATCGACGAAACGGACGAAATGTTAAATATGGGATTTATTGATGAAGTGGAAGCGATTATCAATGAGCTCCCATCAAATAGGGTAACGATGATGTTTTCTGCTACTTTACCTAAAGATGTTGAAAATCTATACCATCGATATATGCAAAGTCCAATTAGCATTGAAATAGAGGCAACTGGTATTACAACCGATACGATTGATCATTCTGTAATCGAAGTGAAGGACGAGAACAAAATCTCTTTGCTTAAAGATCTTACGGTTGTTGAAAATCCTGATAGCTGCATGATTTTTTGCAGGACGAAAGAAAATGTTGAGTCAGTATTTAAGGAATTAGAAAGTGCTCATTATTCTTGTGAAAGACTCCACGGAGGCTTGGAGCAAGAAGATCGCTTTGCGGTTATGGATGGCTTCAAAATGGGCAATTTTCGTTATTTGGTAGCAACCGATGTAGCAGCACGAGGAATTGATATTGATAATGTGTCACTTATCATAAATTATGATGTTCCAATGGAAAAAGAGAGCTATGTTCACCGCACAGGAAGAACTGGTCGAGCTGGTAATAAAGGAAAAGCAATTATGTTCGTGACTCCATATGAAGGAAAGTTTCTTAGAGGAATTGAAAGATACATTGGATTTGAGATCCCGGTGATGGCTCCTCCTACTCAGGAAGAGGTTGAAAGGTGCAAAAAGGCGTTTGAAGAAAAACTCAGCGGGAGACGCGCTGTGAGAAATAATAAAACCGCACGAATCAATCAAGATATTATGAAACTCCATTTCAACGGAGGGAAAAAGAAGAAAATTCGCGCCGTTGATTTTGTCGGAACCATTACGAAGATTCCAGGTGTAAGTGTAGATGATATAGGAATTATTACGATTCAAGATAATTTGTCTTATGTGGATATTCTTAATGGAAAGGGTTCATTAGTCTTACAAGCCATGGAGAATTCAACAATCAAAGGGAAGAAGCTGAAAGTGAGCAAAGCAAGGAAATAA
- a CDS encoding energy-coupling factor ABC transporter ATP-binding protein: MTDHIFEIDCLTHQYPDGKRALNNLNLNIKLGKKIALLGNNGAGKSTLFLHLNGLLQPSSGRISYKGLPMRYDRKSLLSLRRQVGIVFQNPDIQLFSANVRQDISFGPINLGFPLTEVHEKVNWAMKQTDVLDLEDKPTHFLSLGQKKRVAIAGILAMDPDVWILDEPTAGLDSYYSRQIVALLDSLHQPEKTIILSTHDVNLAYEWADEIIIMNDGNIIYQGDPVNIFHQEHLLLQAYLEKPWVFETFQSMIEAGLADHTHTVPRNKEELFQRMECKPIPY; this comes from the coding sequence ATGACAGATCATATTTTTGAAATCGATTGCCTAACCCATCAATATCCCGATGGAAAAAGAGCATTAAACAATCTTAATCTCAACATCAAATTAGGTAAAAAAATTGCTTTACTCGGTAATAATGGTGCTGGAAAATCAACTTTATTTCTTCATTTAAACGGATTGTTACAGCCTTCTTCAGGTCGGATTAGCTATAAAGGTCTGCCAATGCGCTATGACCGCAAGTCCTTATTGTCGTTACGGAGACAGGTGGGAATCGTTTTCCAAAACCCAGATATTCAGTTATTTTCAGCTAATGTTAGGCAGGATATTTCATTCGGTCCAATTAACTTAGGATTTCCACTGACTGAGGTCCATGAAAAAGTGAATTGGGCGATGAAGCAAACAGATGTTTTAGATCTTGAAGATAAACCTACACATTTCCTAAGTTTAGGGCAAAAAAAGCGCGTTGCCATTGCTGGAATTTTGGCAATGGATCCCGATGTTTGGATCCTTGACGAGCCTACAGCTGGCCTAGATTCATACTATTCTCGACAAATCGTAGCCCTGTTAGATTCACTTCATCAGCCTGAAAAAACAATTATCCTTTCAACACACGATGTAAATCTTGCCTACGAGTGGGCAGATGAAATCATAATCATGAATGACGGAAACATCATTTACCAAGGCGACCCGGTAAACATTTTTCACCAAGAACACCTTTTGCTACAGGCATATTTGGAAAAACCATGGGTGTTTGAAACATTTCAATCAATGATTGAAGCGGGTTTGGCCGATCATACACATACCGTCCCACGGAATAAGGAAGAATTATTTCAGAGAATGGAGTGCAAACCAATCCCTTATTAA
- the cbiQ gene encoding cobalt ECF transporter T component CbiQ — protein sequence MLLIDKYAYINRLKQVHPLEKTILSLSLLLFSLLVRDILVALITFIVMSSLIIFAAKIPVFYYAKLLILPGVFLLSSVFTILIHFTKGNVFPTDICWSSPIGDWQIFISEESFWTSVKLVVVVLSGISSLYFLTLTTPITDLLMVLRKLKLPILLIELIELTYRYVFIFIETALDIYQSQNARLGYSTIRRGIHSFGYLISVLFVSVFQRSKQLTMAMDARGYQEHIPSYENTYHLSPINWCIIIGIQVSVLFIYLNSWRLL from the coding sequence ATGCTGCTCATTGATAAGTATGCTTATATTAACCGTCTTAAACAGGTTCATCCGCTTGAAAAAACGATCCTGTCACTCTCCCTTTTATTGTTTTCATTACTTGTTAGGGATATATTGGTGGCTCTCATTACGTTTATCGTGATGAGTTCATTAATTATTTTTGCTGCGAAAATCCCCGTCTTCTATTATGCTAAATTACTTATTCTACCTGGGGTATTTTTACTAAGTAGTGTTTTCACGATACTAATTCATTTTACAAAAGGAAATGTATTTCCAACAGATATTTGCTGGTCATCGCCAATAGGAGATTGGCAAATATTTATTAGTGAAGAAAGTTTTTGGACATCGGTAAAACTAGTTGTTGTTGTTTTAAGTGGGATTAGCAGTTTATATTTCTTGACGTTGACTACCCCCATCACGGATTTGTTAATGGTTCTACGCAAGCTGAAATTACCCATTCTTTTGATTGAATTGATCGAATTGACCTATCGTTATGTTTTTATTTTTATCGAAACAGCTCTCGATATTTATCAATCACAAAATGCAAGGTTAGGTTATAGCACCATTCGTAGAGGAATCCATTCCTTTGGTTATCTTATATCTGTTTTATTTGTTAGTGTATTTCAGCGCTCCAAGCAGTTAACGATGGCGATGGATGCAAGAGGCTATCAGGAACATATCCCTTCTTATGAAAATACGTACCATTTATCCCCAATCAATTGGTGTATCATCATCGGGATTCAAGTTAGCGTGTTATTCATTTATCTAAATAGTTGGAGGCTTCTGTAG
- a CDS encoding energy-coupling factor ABC transporter substrate-binding protein yields MKRSILLLSLVIILVMVPLLTIKETDFGGADSKAKAAISEIQPNYKAWFTNIWEPPGRETESLLFALQAAIGAGFIGYFIGSMHQKKKQSNSPEKEDQTSDAAH; encoded by the coding sequence ATGAAGAGAAGTATACTCCTCCTCTCACTCGTTATCATTCTAGTAATGGTTCCATTACTAACGATCAAAGAAACAGATTTTGGCGGAGCAGACAGCAAAGCCAAAGCAGCCATTTCTGAAATTCAACCAAACTATAAAGCTTGGTTTACAAACATTTGGGAGCCCCCAGGCAGGGAAACAGAAAGCTTGCTTTTTGCACTTCAAGCAGCGATTGGTGCAGGCTTTATCGGGTATTTCATTGGATCCATGCATCAGAAAAAGAAGCAATCCAATAGTCCAGAAAAAGAGGATCAGACATCAGATGCTGCTCATTGA